The genome window ACCGAGCCGCCGgtgcccgccgccgccgctccgcGCGCCCCGGGGGCGGCTGGTCCCAGCTCGCGCGGCCAGCGCGGGTCTTTGGGGATGCGCCTCTGTTAGATTTGCGGTGGTTGCAAAGgaggaaacaaaccaaaaaaaaaaaaaagaaaaggcaggggAAGGGCGAACAGAGCGAgcgaaagaagagaaggaggaggcagaaaaagGCAACTTCAGACGGAAAGTTGGTGCGAACTGGCGCAGTCTGCAAAAACGGAAAAGTCGATCGCTGGCAGCGGCGGCATAAAAGTGTGAGCGGCCCGGCGAGCGCGAGAGGCGGCGGCTGGCTCTGCCCTCCGGGTGGCCGCGCCGGCGCCGGCGGCAGCCACAGGTGCGAAGGGGTTCGCCGGAGGCGAGAGGGCGCCCTgcgcacccctcccccagcccccacccccagctcggGACTTCAGCTCAAGTCACTTGGCGTCCGAACTCCCTCCCCAGCCGCAGCCTCAGCGGGGGGAGCAGGAGCAGGCGAGGAGCGGCCGGCGCGCGCCCGCCCAGGGGAGTTGGGGTTCGCAGGGGGTTGTTTTCGGCTCTGAGGAGGTCCCCGCCCAACCATCAAAATTTTGTCCAAAAGCAGACAAGAGGATCGCCCCGCGCTGAGCCGGCTGGTGGGCAGCAGGAGGCGCCTGATCGCCGCCGGGGCGCTGGGGGTGGTGATGGTGCTGCTGCTGGTCATCCTCATCCCGGTGCTGGTGAGCTCGGCCGGCACGTCGGCGCACTACGAGATGCTGGGCACCTGCCGCATGGTCTGCGACCCCTACGGGGGCACCAAGGCGCCCAGCACGGCCGCCACGCCGGACCGCGGCCTCATGCAGTCCCTGCCCACCTTCATCCAGGGCCCCAAAGGCGAGGCCGGCAGGCCCGGGAAGGCGGGCCCGCGTGGGCCTCCCGGTGAGCCCGGGCCGCCGGGCCCCGTGGGCCCCCCGGGCGAGAAGGGTGAGCCCGGCCGCCAAGGCCTGCCGGGCCCGCCCGGGGCGCCCGGCCTGAACGCGGCTGGGGCCATCAGCGCCGCCACCTACAGCACGGTGCCCAAGATCGCCTTCTACGCCGGCCTCAAGCGGCAGCACGAAGGCTATGAGGTGCTCAAGTTCGACGACGTGGTCACCAACCTCGGTAACCACTACGATCCCACCACGGGCAAGTTCACCTGCTCCATCCCGGGCATCTACTTCTTCACCTACCACGTCCTGATGCGTGGAGGGGACGGCACCAGCATGTGGGCTGATCTCTGCAAAAACAACCAGGTGAGTGCGGGCAGGCagcggggagggcggggagggagcGCGCGAAGGTGCGGGCGAGAGGGAGGAGACCCCGGAAATGGGGGTGGGATCCCGCGGAGGAAGGGCGCGGCAGCCCGGCTCCCGGGAGCGACGCGAGGGGGGACGCTGTTCCACTCTGGAGAGGCGGGGGTCGCGCACCACAGAGGGGGCCCGGCGGCCTGGAGAGGGCGGTTCCCGAGCCTAGGACCCGCAAACGGTGCGCGCGAGTGTGAGCGCGATCCTGAAGGGGCGGGAAGCCGGAGCGCGGTCCCCTGGACCTCGTGTGCACCCGGAGTCCCGGAGCAGGAAGCGCCCCCGGCCGTGGGATCCGCAGCAGCGTAGGATAGCTCTCAGGCTTTGCCGGGAACGGGAGCGTCGGGGAGAGTCCGGAATGGGCGTGCCAGGGTGACAAACCCAGGGGAGAAAGACAGGGGCCCGAGGGAGAAAGAAGGTGCCCGAAGGAGCGAGGCCAAGGGGGTCGCGTCCAGGGCCGAAGCGGGACCTTGCACCGGCGGTCTCAAGGCCCCTGCGGCGTCCCAGAAAGGGAAACTCCTATCAGCAAATTCAAGACGCAAACTCTGGTTAGTTTTCAGCCTAAGGAGAAGGGGGAGAGGTAATGAGTGTtgataacaaaaggaaaagttgaCACTCCTGGGTTTACGCCGTAAAACACGCGCCCAAACACAGAACCCAAACTCCGCTGGCTGGAGTAGAAGGACGCACAGGCAGGTGGCTAGGAGGGCGGGCGGCCTGAGCCCAGCCCCGGGGCTGTGGGCCTCACTGCCAGAGTGAGGGGCTTTGCAGCCCCTGCCTCGTAGCTCACACTCGAAAGTGGCCTTGGCCTTGACTGTGAAATAGCCTCAGATTAGCCCTCCGCCACGGCCACGAGGACTTGCTCTCCTGAGCTGGTCGGCGCTGGCATAAGGGCCGTGCACGGGTCTGCAGTTTTATGTTGGGGCCGCTCTACCGTTTGCCTGAGAAATTCACGGTTATTGCAAAAGCAAAGTGTCCGATCTCTTAGTCACAAGGGGAAACTAATATTTGTAACTACCTAAAAGTGTAATCGGATCCTCTGCACGCGCTGAATCAGCAGCCCCCTTGGGGAGAGGCCTTGCAGCCTGGGCTGAGTTTTTCGGCTTTAACTCTGCTTACCGGGTGGCCGAGGGAAGGGCTCCCGACCCTGCCACGGCCAACTTTGATTTAACAAGGGCTATCGGGCTTCATTTCAGGTCGCGGGCCCTGGAATTCAGACCTGTTTAGCTATAACCCAGGTTTCTATTAAGCACCGTTAAAGCAAGATTTCTTCCAAAGACCTGAGTGTCAGAATTCTTTCAAGAGTTTAAGGCGAACATCCTAAATGtctaagagagagaaaggacagaagaTCTTGTCCCTGCCCCTTCACGCGGCCCCTGAGTTCCAAAGGAATTTAGAAGTAAATGGCTTAAGGGGCTCTCAGGACAGGTGGAACAAAAAGGGGAGAAATGGCCACCAGGAGGCACTGACAGGGTTGTTTATTATAGTTACTATGCACGAAAATaatattaagataaaataaaaattattcacagAGCCGTGGGATAGTTGTAGGTAAATGGCCATGAAGGGCATGACTCACTGGGCCAGAACAGAGCGCTTGTGTCACCCTTACAAAATGGTCTAGGAACAGCCCCTCAGCCGGCAGCGATGAGGCACCCATTTATTTACTAATTGGCTCTCTTCTGACTCAAAGGTTAGGTCTGGAAAATACTATCAGGCTGAAGAGCTTGTTTTTAGAGGTATTCGTTAAAATGGAATAAGATTCAAGTTTTGTCAGCCAATGTATAAAAACGCTCACATCTTTAAATATCTGGAAATTGCAGTTGCATGAAAAACCGGGGAACCATTTAAATTAGTTTAAGTGTTGATGTTTAGACTGCTGAGCCCGTGTGTGTTGCACTGATCCCAAGAAAATCATTCCATATAGTGTTCTATgggcattttgtttttaaaattagttcaTTGTTTGGCGTGTAAGATGCTCCTTGGTATCATTCTAGCATGTGCATTCCATGAAGATCAGGGAAAAAGTAAGGCAGACCAGCTGACCTTATAATGTAGAATGTTTGCCATTGGCATGATgatgctgctccctctgcagaAGGTGTGCAACaagtaattcagaaaaataaatacagtagcGAACAATATATTTTCCAGTTCAGCATGGACTATTTTGGAAAATGGTTATCACAGTATTAGTGTTAAGGAATTTTATCTCTAGAATAGGGCTGTTTTGTAAAGTCTGGTGTGCAGGCAATTGCAAATGAGAAATctcataaaatcttttttaaattaatattagaTAAATAGTTTATCCTTGATTTTCAGTTATGCTCTCGTCTGATCACTTTTTTGAATGGCAGTTTCCCCCTCTGAGCTGACCTAATGTGTTTTCATAAAACAGAAACTCAGAGATCCATGTCAGCGTAATGTTCTGTGGATTAAGTGGATTTGGGAAGcacaaaaattaaactaaaaatgtaGTTCACTCTAGGATAAAGGGATGCCTCTGGACCGTAACCATATGAGAACcattttatttatgctttgtGTTGAATGCAGGATCACAGATGGAAACATCAAAGGCCAGTAAATTAACCTGATGCGCCACTTAACCTTTTGTTTATGGTTCCACAGAAgtacaatgaaaatgaaattatgagAACATCAGTAGCAATTAATTAAATTAGCAAATGTTACCATAAATATTGTCTCTAATGATAAGCCCTCACTAATAAGATAATGCTAAAGCTGTACAACCTATTACATTCTCACAAACATACCAGTAAAAAGACCACGGTTTTCATATTCCCTATGAAGCCATCAACCTAAATTTCATCTTCCCATTTGTTGAGAGCCCGTGACAGTGCATATTAAAGGTAAAAGTTGGACTCAAATAGCTTTACATAGagacaggaaatatttttaatatgttggtATACTTTTAGCAGAAAGCCTGAATAGAAAAGTATTGCTGTTTGAATACAATCACTATCATAAGCCACTGTAGTAAAAGCTAAAACTGGCTCAAGATGagaactataaaataattaaagaccAATTTTTACTCTTAAGAATTTATTAGTTCTGGCACCAGTGAACATGAGATATATTGGAAACAAAGAATAGTTTGTGGGTTGATATTCATTGATTAGCAAGATTAATGAAAtgtcaaattaattatttttttagggGCAGTGAACCATGCACTAAAGATCAGGCAGAATCTAAATGGTTAACTTGCAATAGGAAAAGATTTTAGAGTCCATTTAGTTAGAAATGGGTCTAACGGGCTCAGGAAAGGATGCATCATATTCCCAGAGAAAATGCTGAAATCAGTGTACATTTAGAAACCTGAAAATAGCCTCATGGGTGGATGCATTACCTTCCTCAATAGTTTGATGGCTTAAAGGAGGAATTGTTGGAAGTCACTGAGCTGGACACCAGAGCATGAAATTTCAAGTTCCATTATACGTCTAGAGTATAATCAGGTGAGCAGACACACTAAAGTCATGCATATTACACTGGAGTATGGCAATGATTTAATTGAGAAAATCTAATGGTACGCTATAGGTTAAAATCTTAGAGAATCACTTTCATTACAAAGCAGTCACACTGGCTTTATCCAACAAAGGAAGTGAAACCCCAAAGGGTAACCTTCCAGTCGGTGGCATCACACTAATGCATTTGCAGGTTTCTGTGGTTACACCTGCTGAATAAAAATGGGAACATTTACATGGATTTGTGACTATACCCTATAGAATAAAAACTgcagtgtatatatatttaagatgattGTCTCTAAATCAAGTGATTTTGATGAGTCCTGGTTCCCAAATGCCTCCCTATAGAAAACAATGTTAAAGCACAATACCTATCGAACATATACTAAATACCTGAAGCACTGAAGAAAATGTGTCTGCTTATTAATAATAGTTGAGAAGTATATTATGGATTGATAATATATTACTAATATGGCtaattactattttatattttaatttttctcatccaTTACAAATCCACACATAAAAGAAATCAGGTTGTAATAGCACTATCCTCCTTGcagatttctttttcctgggaATTAATGACTAGGTGAAATTAATGAATCAAAGCCTTCAACTCCCATAAACTTCTGATTAATTCCTAGGAAATATTACGACATTAAATTGTATTATTACTTAATGGTCAAAACAAACCACCTCACTCAATTGGTGTGTACATTTGAGTCAGTGCTTCTGAGCATAATTGCATAGTATATGGCGTTCATTCTATTAGTGTCAGCACAGCGTTAAGCAATTCTAAATCCTTAAAgcccttttctccttttgttacATGATATcgagaaagaaattttaaaaatactactcAAATTACTTTACAAGTTCAGCAGTGTCAAAGAGCCTTCTCCTTTTTTAACATTTCAGCATTAATGTGAGAACATGCCacatgaaaatttaatttgaaaacctatcatttcagttttgaaagaaatGCATGGAAATTCTTGACTTATGTCTCATTTCCCTCATTTTGCCAAGTGATAAAACCCAGCATATTGTACCCCAAGTCATGCATTATTACATAGCGCAGGTTTACAAAACCACTAAATCACTTGCTACGTTATTCAGGGAAATATCATTACAGTGGAATGGAAACAAGCCACAAAGTAGAAGATGTTTTACCAAAATAAATCAAATACAAGTCTGCctattgaaacatttttttccaaggcAGAATCAAAATGTAGCTAAATGAATATGAAGCCTAATTTGAGTTGAGGATGTGACAGAATGTCCATATTACTTGATAAGATGGGCAATTTGACTGTTTCGAAGTGTCTATCAAGTCACTAATGAGATTACAGGCTCAACCTGAGTGGATTATTAACAGCCTTCATCCTCAAAGCAAACCACACCATTTAGAATCACCTAGATATAAAAGGGTATTCAGTGAGATCATTcgaaaattctagaaattttagAGACCTCAAATCATGGAAATTTAGTTCCTTCTGTAACTTTTAGATATGttgaaattaaataattgatTTCAGTGCACACGTCACAATTACGTCATAAAAAGgcacaaatagaaaaagaactctgaaaaccTGAGTGATATAACCAAAGATGTGTAAAGGGGTTAAGCTTCTGGTAAAAGGGGCTTTACCTGAATTCAATTTTGAAAGCCCCAAGTCAAAAggctttcttcccttttttcttcttctatagtAGACTTAGAGTGGTGGTATTTCTTTGAGTCTTTACCTACTATGGATCTCAATTTTCTAATAATCGTGAGAACCAACTGAAGTTTGGATTGAACTTCTGTCCTCATAAACAGCTGGTTATAATATTACTATGTGGcttaaattaaaatgcaaaaaaaatattattatttccatttcaggaAGTGATTGGGCATAAAGATTCAGGGAATTAGAAAAAGTCGTGATTTAGGAAGAGGATAGATTGGTATGCATTGTTTACAACATATAGTAAGAAAAGACTACTGGAAAGACGTTCACGAAAGcactattttctcctttccagtGACATAGGTCAAACTGTTACAAAGATATCCTCATAAAGCTCCAAGTTCAAGGTGGACTTTCCCGCGCTAAATTCTGTGCCATGGCAGCAAGTCTGCTTATGATGCTGAGtgaacagcaaaaaagaaaacttgagaaTTCTCTGTGACAAATTCTAATTCTTGTCTGTTTCACATAGGTGCGTGCTAGTGCGATTGCCCAAGACGCTGATCAGAATTACGACTACGCCAGTAACAGTGTGGTTCTTCATTTGGAGCCAGGAGACGAAGTCTACATCAAATTAGATGGCGGGAAAGCCCACGGAGGAAACAACAATAAATACAGCACATTTTCTGGATTTATTATTTATGCTGACTGATAACGCAGAAACTAAGCTTATTAGTCTGAGTTTGGACACTGGATTCGTACAGCTAACGTCAATGAATCAAGGATCCCAGGGGATGCCAGTTGCGGGGCCCCTCAGTTGTGTATATGTGGGGAATTCAAATGCTACCTGACTCACATCTGTATACTCAGAAACATGatgtaaaaaaatattaaaggcaagATAAGCAGATGTGTGATTCTCTACCGCCAAAGCAAATACTCCTTATCGTTAGTGTCCATGTGAATGAAGTCCTATATAGATCacaaatttttatagaaaaatctaAGACACTGAATTATTTCTTCAATATATATGATCCTTTGGTGTACTGTGATCTTGCTGCTTTTATCCATTTGTCAGCTTTGGTTCTCGTGAGTTTCCTTGCTTATTATGACACCTGGAGTCCATTCATAGTGTGGGGAAGAATGATTTTACCCTGCAGGAGAAGGTCGAATTGAAACAATGCTGCTTGTGTCCAAAGAAATCGTTTGCCTTGTACTCTTGTTAACTTTAGAGCTAGACCTGGGAATGATTCAACTTCAAGCCTTAACCTGGAATTTTCTGGATTTGAGGGAATTCCCAAGCGTATgatcattttcacattttctttttcttacgaattttcttttctctcttctctggtgATAGTCTTTAAAAATAGAGATGGAAATTGTATCATAGGATTACCCTCCCAGTGTGAAAATGTGTAATTATGTATGGTATTTAGAAATCCCCTGTGTGTCCATTTTGTCAGTGGAATGCGTTTAGATTTACTTGGAAAATTGGAGATATTTATTCTTTGGTGTTAAATCAGACTGAGGCTTTTGCCTTCTTTGGAACAAAAGAGTATTCTTAATCCAATGCACAGAGGTTTAATTTGAGCTAATGCATGCGTCACCAAGGGGACACTAAGTAAGGCCTTCAAGTAGTTACTACAAATCGTGGCCTGAGGTTATTTCAAGATGAACAATTTCACATATAACCGATATGACGACaaagtgtatatattttatacaaatacctgctacatatatatgtgtttatatatatatgttcgatgaaatataatatatatatggcTTCAGACCATAGGCACAGTGGCTGTATAGCctcaaaaatttaatttaaaaaaatgtgtctacacacacacaaacacacataaattATTTGACTTATTTTGGATTGAAGTATATTTTGGATGACAAAAATATATGGAGtagcaaaataatttaaatgacttATCTTTTAAGAGTTAcccagaaaattaaattttattaggTTACAATGCCCTATACATCACATGTCTGTAAATTAAGCCTGTGGCTTCTTCATTACCATATGCCAATCAATACTTTCACTGCATTCTGTGGCAGACTGTTAATATGAGGACTAGAGAAACAAAGTGGTTCTTCTTTGCCACGTTTATGAATTATATGCATTTGaattatcagtttttttcttttttctcaggtgGATTGAAGCTCACAGTAAAGTAGACTTTGAGAATAGTGCAAATCCTTTCTCTCTGGTTAAAATACACTGCCAAAAGCCATCTCTTTAAtctaagaaaaagattaaaaatgcatGTTGATATATCCTAACTATTAGACAACTTCGACTATTACAGTGAAAAATCTGTTCCCCTCTCAGTTGTCTGTGAAGACTCTTTGACaagtaaatttcaaaaacagagctttaaaaatctgctattttttttttttttactggtgaaggacatttgcattttttcatttaaaggaatTAGTTTGTTCTCCTGGCTCATTCCTCTTGGGTACTTTCTGTTCTAATACACGGAAAGCTTGATCATCTTTGATCCAcagaaatatcttttatttagCAAACCGCAACTTTCCAAAAGAGTTATGCATGGCGTTCCCATCTGAAGGTGCTGTTTGCTTGGTTTAAATGCCTTGGTCTGAGTAACTGTCATGATTTATATGATTAAAAGCAGCCCATTCATCAAGAATAATGACTAATTCTATTTGGCCTTTCTAATATGTAAGATAACTCATAAAGGAGTTGCAatggattttatttcatttaacaatatatatttatcaaagaGGAATTGGCACCAAGGGTTTGGAGAATTGTTTTTTAGATAACAAATAACATAGTAAGGATTCaaccaaaatattaatttataaacaGCATTCCACAGCAACTAAGAGTTTTTCAAAAGGCTTTATTTACACAAAACTTCAGGGCTGGGTACCTTTTAAAGAGTAGGCTCCAGAATCAGACTGTCATTTCTAATAGATCTGAcctttccttcagataaataagcattattttttctgttgaggCCCaaggaagaacaaataaaagGTAAAGGAAATAAAGGGAATATATATAAggcaaacatttctttttatttgcattatatattattaattaattaaattgtgGCCTTTGTTATTATAAATGTAATGATTCATTAAactatattatgtaatatattttgacttttatgATTGAATTTTTCTAGTTCAGTACTATGTTATATGTTCACACCCCCTTATGCAAATTtttcaaaacacaacaaaattaaCAGCAAAAATGGACACCAGAAACCCAAAGGCAACAATACCGATTTGTTATAAGTATATACAGATAGGTGACAGCATATAATTAACCTTCCACGCTATTTTTACCGTTGTGAATTGGCAATTGTATTACAGTAtcctttaggaaaagaaaaaagactcaaaattTAACTTCCCTTGCTGCAGAAGCTATTTTAAAGTGCCATATTATTCATTAAGCATTAATTAAAGAACAGCAGGATAATTAGTAGGATCATCAATATTACAAGAAACATTAGATTGCTCCAGAAGGGGGTAATTTAACTAGAAACACTTTAAATTTTCTCAAGTAGTGCAGCTGatagattaagaaaacaaaacaaaacaaattaggGGATATAGACCGTAGATCATTGTTTGGAAATAGGTACT of Equus caballus isolate H_3958 breed thoroughbred chromosome 29, TB-T2T, whole genome shotgun sequence contains these proteins:
- the C1QL3 gene encoding complement C1q-like protein 3 encodes the protein MVLLLVILIPVLVSSAGTSAHYEMLGTCRMVCDPYGGTKAPSTAATPDRGLMQSLPTFIQGPKGEAGRPGKAGPRGPPGEPGPPGPVGPPGEKGEPGRQGLPGPPGAPGLNAAGAISAATYSTVPKIAFYAGLKRQHEGYEVLKFDDVVTNLGNHYDPTTGKFTCSIPGIYFFTYHVLMRGGDGTSMWADLCKNNQVRASAIAQDADQNYDYASNSVVLHLEPGDEVYIKLDGGKAHGGNNNKYSTFSGFIIYAD